In one window of Armatimonadota bacterium DNA:
- a CDS encoding saccharopine dehydrogenase NADP-binding domain-containing protein: protein MSRVTILGGAGAVGSVAVQALAASDVFSEVVVADIALEQARKMVERLGAGKLAAVELDARDPASIRGAIAGSSVVLNCVGPFYEFGPVILKAALDAKIDYVDVCDDLDATEACLAMDGEAKKAGVSALLGMGTSPGVANVLVRFCAESLLDELEAVDIYHAHGGELVEGAAVIKHRIHSMMIDVPMFLDGKYTTVRLFEESGKALEEDVAFQDLGTYRVYGYPHPETITLPKRFAHLKRVTNLGLVLPPAYAELIKGTVRLGITGDEPIAVDGGKIVPLEFAVAFILARRQQLLDDAGLTGPMGCLKIVVKGYKNGEKNTYVFSMSSKTQGMGDATGIPAALGAILMATGKITEKGVVPPENCVRPMDLLQLARDTVQMTGQKGFPIVIQHIDGKGQSRKIDLFG, encoded by the coding sequence ATGTCGCGGGTGACGATTCTGGGAGGCGCCGGAGCAGTGGGCAGCGTCGCGGTGCAAGCGCTGGCTGCGAGCGACGTGTTTTCAGAGGTCGTGGTTGCCGACATCGCGCTCGAGCAGGCGCGGAAGATGGTCGAGCGGCTCGGGGCGGGGAAGCTCGCCGCCGTGGAACTTGATGCGAGAGATCCCGCGAGCATCCGCGGGGCGATCGCCGGTTCATCGGTCGTCCTGAACTGCGTCGGGCCATTCTACGAGTTCGGCCCGGTGATCCTCAAGGCGGCGCTCGACGCGAAGATCGACTACGTGGACGTGTGCGACGATCTCGACGCGACCGAGGCGTGTCTCGCGATGGATGGGGAGGCGAAGAAGGCGGGGGTGTCCGCGTTGCTCGGAATGGGCACGTCTCCCGGCGTGGCGAACGTCCTGGTGAGGTTTTGCGCCGAGTCCTTGCTGGACGAATTGGAGGCGGTGGATATCTACCACGCTCACGGCGGAGAGTTGGTCGAAGGTGCGGCGGTAATCAAGCATCGAATCCACTCCATGATGATAGACGTGCCGATGTTCCTCGACGGCAAGTACACGACCGTGCGGCTGTTTGAGGAAAGCGGAAAGGCGTTGGAGGAGGACGTCGCGTTCCAGGACCTCGGCACGTACCGGGTGTATGGCTACCCGCATCCGGAAACGATCACGTTGCCGAAGCGCTTCGCGCATCTCAAGCGCGTCACCAACCTTGGGCTCGTGCTGCCGCCTGCGTACGCGGAACTGATCAAGGGCACCGTGAGATTGGGCATCACGGGTGACGAGCCGATTGCGGTTGACGGCGGCAAGATCGTACCTCTGGAGTTCGCCGTCGCATTCATCCTCGCCCGCAGGCAACAACTGTTGGACGACGCGGGCTTGACGGGGCCGATGGGCTGCCTGAAGATCGTGGTCAAGGGATACAAGAACGGCGAGAAGAACACCTACGTCTTCTCGATGTCCTCGAAGACGCAAGGTATGGGCGATGCTACCGGAATCCCGGCGGCGTTAGGTGCCATCTTGATGGCGACTGGCAAGATTACGGAGAAAGGGGTGGTACCGCCCGAGAACTGCGTCCGGCCGATGGACTTGCTCCAGCTCGCGCGCGACACGGTGCAAATGACAGGTCAGAAGGGGTTTCCCATCGTCATCCAGCAT
- a CDS encoding aldolase translates to MWREIAKFGKKIIEAGLTGSHFGNISMRAGDRILITRSGSMLDELDENAIVTVELERPTSFDIIASTETNVHRAIYQSTSALAIIHCHSPFAVAMSMIAEEDVITPADSESVYILHEIPLITGGAGSKQLAQAASKALADHRGTIIRGHGSITAGKLMEEAYVYTCSIEHACKIKYFTDLARRGG, encoded by the coding sequence ATGTGGCGTGAGATCGCGAAGTTCGGGAAGAAGATCATCGAGGCCGGGCTCACCGGCTCGCATTTCGGCAATATCAGCATGCGTGCGGGCGACCGCATCTTGATCACGCGCAGCGGCAGCATGCTCGATGAACTCGATGAGAACGCGATCGTCACCGTCGAGCTGGAGCGGCCGACCAGCTTCGATATCATCGCTTCCACTGAGACGAACGTTCACCGAGCGATCTACCAGAGCACCTCTGCGCTGGCGATAATCCACTGCCACTCGCCGTTCGCGGTCGCGATGTCGATGATCGCCGAGGAAGACGTCATCACCCCCGCCGACAGTGAGAGCGTATACATCCTGCACGAGATTCCACTGATCACGGGCGGAGCCGGATCGAAGCAGCTGGCGCAGGCGGCGAGCAAAGCGCTGGCGGACCACCGGGGCACGATCATCCGGGGCCACGGGTCGATTACGGCAGGGAAGCTGATGGAGGAGGCGTACGTTTACACGTGCTCGATCGAGCATGCATGCAAGATCAAGTACTTCACGGACCTCGCGCGCAGGGGCGGGTGA